The following is a genomic window from Dermacentor variabilis isolate Ectoservices chromosome 11, ASM5094787v1, whole genome shotgun sequence.
TAGCAAAAAAAATCTGGAAGGAATATTtatacgataacacaaagggcagtgatTTGCTCGTCTGAGgcccgagctggctgcctgaaGACAAAGACCTACAGGTTGAGGCAAGGTTTTGCTGCAGAAAAACAATAAAGCGGAGACGACTCATCATATTGTAATCGAATGTCAAGATGCCTGGGACACTTTGAATGATGCTAGAGAGAAAAGGATCTCGCTGTACTTGCCATGATGCTGCAACGTCACAGTAACGTAACAGCTTACTTGTCCACAACGATGGGACACAAGAGGCAGTTCCAGTGACTCCCAGAAAAAGCAAACATTTGGAAACATACCACGAACTATGAAACGCCAACACAAGGAACATCATGTATAGGAGCACGAAAACACTTTTGTAGAACCTTTTACATTCGTGATAACGAAAAAGTGTGGTTAGAAAGCAAACATAAATGAATAAAGAGCGCCTGAGGATCGACGACGATTATTGACAGAGACATTGCTTTGACGTCAGCGAAAGCTGAGAAACGAGTCCTGATCGCCACTGGTTTTAAGACACGCATTTCGTGTAGTTGAcacatacctatatatatatacatatatacaccgCAGAATACTAGGCGCCTGGGAAGACTGTGTAATGGCTCTGGTCATTCGCTAACACGCAGTGATCCACATCACGAACTGCGTCCGTTATTTAAAAAGCATTGTATAGTAAAGCTGGGTAGTTGAATGCCTTTATATCCCAATAGCATTGCCATGAATGCTATGGAGTATTTCCTCTGTTGTTTGGCCTTTTCTTTTGATTTACATCTGCCGCCGACTCTCGTTACTGCATTTCTCTATTTTACTGCCGACTCACAGCAGTATTACTATGTGCCCTCGCAATTCCTTTGCATACTGTCACGGAGTTTCCTTGAAGGGTTGTGGACTCTGTCAAGCAGGTGGCTTTTCGTTTGTCACCTCAGCACCACTGTATTTTTTTTATGTCCAAAATAACTGCTCGAACTCTTTCAAGCGTCAAGAGTTACGTTGACACTTCAGGTACAGTAGGAACAGCCGCTACAAATTTGGTCGTTTACGCTTTGTGGCCACGTAACGTACGAGCCCGCTGTACGTCAAACACCATTAGGTAGCCGACCGAAGGAATTGCATTGTCTTCAACTTAATTTTCAAGCACGCATCTGCTAATGTCAAATGATGTCAAATCTTGTACTTTCGTAACATCGGAGTTATTCTCACAGACTGCAGGATTTTTCGACTAAAAGAAAAGCCATCGCAGATGTAGCGCAATACATCAAAGCCAGTAAAGATGCGTTTAATACTGTTCTCACACTTTTCAGAAGTTCTAGGTAACCATAAATTAGACTTTAGGCTTTAGACGATTGTATCTGCTCGAAATCTACTTCAGACTTTGTGAGCTCTTCGGTGCAAATCCTTCGTTATAACAGAATTTTCTTCAAACGTTTCGAGCGTTATTTCATTGTTAATGCTGAATATGGATGGCTAACGTCGCTTTCATTGACAACGAAATTAGAACTGAGGAAACCCATCATTCACGATTTAGTGTCAAATGCTGAAGGTGGTACTGTGGCAGGCGTTTCAAGTTTTTGCTGACTCCTCGAAATAGTTACACATTTCGAAGCCCAGGTGATGTTTGCCTAAAAATAGGGTTTTTTTCCAAAGAGCGGAGTTCCTGCTAGAAACGCCATTGCTTTGCCACTGTGTCGGCACTTGACCTTATACAGCAAATTAGTGTAGTAAGGTGGTAACAAAACGTCATACTTTCTCTCAAGCCGTGTAGCAGACACGTAATTTCACTACCGCTCGTTCAGAGAAGACAGTTGGGCTAGTTGCTAATTACAGACTTAAGACACCATTAACTATCGCGAAAAAGATATCGGACGACAGCAAAAAGCACATAGCACAGAACGCTAGACTTCAACTTGATGTTGAAGTATAGCGTTCTGTCCTGCATGCTTCTATCAGCGTGCTTACAGTGCGCTTACAAGTACAGCTGAGCTGCGCTACAATGGCCACATTGTAGGTGCAAGGCTCATGAGCTTGTTAACCTCGCATGCTGCtgtttcacttgcgattggtgtTGTTTCTGTGCAAAACTACAGTCTTCGCCAAAAGTTTTTAGCTCGAATAAGGAAGTGCCACAGTAGTATTTTGCGCTCTAAACAGCTCAAACGTTTCAGAGGCCTCAATGCAGGCGTGTAACTCTCATTATCAGTCCAAGGATAATATAGACTACTAGAAAAGTCTCATTTAGGGCTCTCCAGGCACCACTGGCATGCACTCACATCGGCAAGCTTATAATGAAGAACTCTTCCTCCTATTGTCACACCATCCAACTTTCTGCTACCAAACGTGGATGTTTTACATCTTTTGATAATAATTCTTTTATAAACGCTAAACAGACCACCGAACAGTCAGCTTCAGCACAGCTTGTCCTACTCGGTGTTACCGAATTCCtcataaatatttattaaaacaATCTTTCTGAGCTAGCTTGTGCATGCTTTGGACCAGTATTGAGGTGCAGAATAGCGGACACGTACGATGACCATGTAATGGAAATTAATTTACAGGAGAGAGAACCTGCCACAGAGGGTAATTTAAAGGGAGCAGACAATGTTAGACAAATACATTTAGGAGACAGAATTGATGACAGAGCGATACATTTATTTTTATGGAAAGTCAGCTTTATCATACTCCGGTGGACACTCGATTGAATGTTATTTCTTGTCCACCTTAACATGTGGCGGATGTATATACTATCTATTTTCTTATAAGGTAGTTCTAGGCAATAAATTAGAAATTAGAAGTGTGCTCCGGCCTATGTCGTCTCTTTTACAGTCGGTGTGCTCTATGCGACATCTTTTATCTATGTGGCATTTACTTGCTGTCTGGCGTCATTCTCGTAAATGTTTGCTTGCTCACGTTACCATCCTCAGTTCACGTTCgagatttttgtttgtttgtgtattGGCTTGTGGTAACCTCAAACGTTTGAGTACATCCGCGAGTGGGGGCAAAGTACGTGGGTTGTATTTTGTTCCTCTTTACTATCATTATTATTCGCATCATCAGGATCTACAGCAACACAAATAAGTGTTCTGCATACTTTTGGCGAACATCGTACATTAGCTTCCAAGCCACGTATCCAAGTCAGGCAATGCAGGAGTAAATACATGGCTTTATGCCGCTAGGAAATGCATTGCTGTTTACCGAATACATGGACACCGGTGACGTCAATGACAGTAGCAGAGCTCGTGGCGTCACCTTGTGACAGTTTTTTTAACCTCAATGCTTTACAAACAATTTTGCGCTGCGTAGACATTCTTGCATAAGATGAAAAAGTCCACTGTACGCTATTGATTTTCCGGCTGACGTCTCTTTATCAAAACATAGACAAAGCATGGTCTACGCAATTATAGTTATGTGTGCTCATCTCAATGTCAGTGTAACAAGAAGGTGCCACGAGCGctgccgctaatgtgcgcgtcCCTCGTGTTCCGGCATTCCTCAAAGTGTTAGAAAATAAAACTGCCTAGTCATGCCGTGCCTGCGGTTTGTGTTTTCTAATACTGCATGTGATTGTTAAAAACCAGGcagtgtagctttttttttcatacaacgCAGAGCCGTTACAAGAACATTGGATCCTTCCTATGGCTATTTTCGGTATCGCACAATTCCTGTTCTGCTTTCTTTGGCTTCGAGTTGACAGCATCCTTCTCTACACAAATGAAAGTTAAATGGCAAATTATGTACACGTTAAAAACGTTTCACATTCACTGACGTGCGCAGATAGTCCCGTGCGCATTCGGACTGACACCCCGGTTGAACGCATCTGGCACTGCCAGCACTCATTCACTCATCAAACGTCGAGTGACTCCGGTGTCACACCGCGTGCTCTCTTTGAGTTCATTGCACGCTCACAACCAAGTGCGATCTTGCGATCGACGCTCCAAACGAGCCACAGCGCAGTTTGGTCGCTCAGAGTTCTTGTGCTTGGACAGCAATGACGACTACAAGACGAAGGCAGCATAGGTCTTCACTGGGCATAACACATACGCTTGCCTTCTAGACAGCACAAGGCCTAAATTCTCGAACCATCGAAATCACGCGTATATGCTGAAAGCAGTGTGTTTCAACATATTTTGTGATTGCATTTTGTTTGCCACGCGACGAGCAGTTGCCAGTGTCACATAAAGCTTTTCTTTAAAATCCTGTCAACAATAATCACAATTAAAAGAAACAAGCAAATTACATAGGTGACCATCCGGCAGTGTTTTATAACTGGAAAGCCCATATGCGTTAGAACCATCCGATTCGTATAGAACTATGTGTCGGAAACATGGCTCACTCCGACTTCTGCAAACAGCCGACGGCCAGTTCGAGACAAGCTGGAAACTTGTAGGGTGAATTTGCCGTTAGAATTACCACGCACTACAAATCCACACATCTGAGGGCGTAAACTTGTCGCTCAGCAGTTATCGGTATAATGCTTTTGTGCGTTTCGCTTTATGCGGCGTGCCTAGCAATTTCAGGAATGCGCCCCCAGTGTGATGACTCAGTgactatggcattgtgctgctgagcacgaggtcgagggttcgattcctggCTGTGGTTTCCGCACTCTGATTTGTGCGAAACGTACAGGGTGCACTTTAACGAACCGCAAGTGGGCAAAATTAGGTCGGGGCCCTCCTCTACAGATGGCGTATACCACGCGGCTGCGAGGCACTAAAAACCTGATGATCTAATCGTGCAGCAATACCATGCGAGTCTCAGCGCTCGATAGCGCTTCCGACAGTGAACTACCGGAAGCAccgtgttaaagaaaggaaacgcacgtAACATTGATAACGATTACCGTTGCGTGACCAAGTTACTTCCTGAAACCATCGGCCTAAAATATTTCAGAACGTAGTGTACTAAGTCGAATCGTATGGTTTTCGCGAACACGTGATTTCTTTTTCCGCGTTTCACGTTTGTGGCCACTTCGGAGGTCTGCAAtgtggcaacgtttaacacgtGACGCCTCAGCTTAGGGCGTGTTGGCCTTGAGTGTCCAGAAGGTGTCCCACACAGTCACGCACTTCACGCAAGTCTGAAGCGAAATGCGAGCGAATAGCGCCTCCCAGGCGCACGCACTCCTTTCACACGTAACTGACAGGCCTCAGATCCATCATGATCAGTGTCCTGGTGCACGCCGAGCAGTCCGTTTCGAGCGGCGGCAACGTCGTGCTCGCACCGGCgggcctcagcgtcgacgccgtaCCGCACCGACTCCGATGGAGAGCGCTGGGACTCTCCCCCAGGAAGTCGGCGGACATCCGAGGAAGCAGTTCCTTGAGCATGCGCAGAAGGGCGGCCCGGAACTCGGAGTTCCGGAAGCCGTACAGGAGCGGGTCCACTGCGCTGGCTCCTAGGCCTCCGAGACCCAGGTAGAAGGTGGTCTTCTGGTCGTACGGCTCTTCGGACGCCGCCTCGAGGACCATGAAGGCGACCACGGGCGTCCAGAGCATCGCGAACGTGGCCACAGTCAGAGTCAGGGTCCAGCCGTAGTGGCGATCGGGAGGCAGCGCCGTCCGCAAGTTGCCCTCCACCGAGTAGATGGCCCTGGCGTGCCTTCGGGCCACGACGTAGACGTAGACATAGCTGCTGGTCATTACGGCAAGACATGGCAGGTAGAGGGCGCACAAGAGGAAGATACGGACGGGGATGGACACGAGCTTGAAGCTGCACGGCGATTTGAGCGGCGGCAAAGTGAGCAGAGGCGTACCGGAAACCAGGATGGCGTAGGCCCAGATTGCTAGCACAGTGCGTCCGGCCGTTCGGTGGGTGATGAGGTTGTTGTAGGTGAGCGGTAGGGCCAGGGAAGTGCAGCGGTCTAGCGCCACGGCCGCCGAGCTGAGCATGGCCACGCCGCTGAACTGCACGAACAGGCAGTAGGGGAGAAGACAGAGTGCGGAACAGCGGATTCCGGGCCGGGAGAACTCGAAGTAGAGTCCCGGCGGAAGTAGGAGACCGATGCCGAAGTCGGCGCTAAAGAGAGCGACCAGGAAAAGGTTGCTGGGAGTTCGGAGTCTCTTGAAGCGGTACATGGAGAGAAGGAGAAGGGCGTTGCTGCAGAGGACGACGGGAGAGAGAAGGAAGACCAGCAGAGCGGCGAGCGCCACTTGAACGGGACTGGTCCATGCGTTGGGTTCCACCAGCTCGCCGGCGACGTCCCAGGGTGAGCCATCTGTGGTCGGCGTGGCATTCCATTCCATGGTTCGCtccttttatatatttttcagtCTCGGCCGTGCAGGACTTGCGGGCCCTTGCCGCCTCGATTCAACGACTCGGCGGGCATCGGCCTCTGGAGGAATGGCCCCTCATGGTATCTTGCACCGGAGGCCTGCGAACAACGAACGAAAAAGAATTGTGCCGTTATGTATTTAAATAAATTCGCTTACCAAGATTATGAAGGTTTGTACTAAGGTTAATtcctagagagaaatctggcgctgcgaccATTCTTCTACCGTTGGAATCGTGGGTAGCACGTGGGTTTCTCTATTCATCGTGCACGTGTAGTTTGGATCTTTGTCGCGCTCGCACTAAATAAATTTCCAAGTAATCGCAGTTTGCCAACCACGGCAAGGCAACGAGTATCAATCAACACAAGTGTATATGTATATTGAGTGCGCGTATTTATAGCGAAACGTATTGTTGAAAATAACCAATTTGCAAAATGACAATGCCGTTTGACGCAACAATTACGACGTCTAGAGAAATCCACATGCTACCCATATCGTTCACATGCTGGCTGAACCGTCATAGTTtcagctcacgtagacactagcttCCGACCTCCCTCTTCTGGTCATGTTTATAGAAAACTATACAACCTAAACGCGTACAACTCAGtttgtacaaaaagaaaacagaacagtgAACGAGTGCTTATAAGTTCCATCAAGATGGAAAAGAAAGTTTCGAAAACGCCCAACGTGCGAGGTGCCTTACAGCTGACAAAATAATATTTCAGGCGGCAGAAAATATCGCGCAGTATGTGTCGCGGTTATCTTTCGCAAATGTCAGTGCGTAGCCGGCTTGAGAGCTGCCCAATGTTGCACAACCACTGCAAAATCTTAAAAATAATCTCAGCAGTCGCTGAATCTTCATTGCGCAAATGGCGAACCGCTCCTCCGTCCTGCCGAGAAAGCAGTACGTCTGCTGCGGAGAGCAGACGATGCTGCCACGCATGTATTTATACGTTTCAAAGAAATTCCATGCATTTGTATACGGCTGGCTCTCGCTGAACGATGCAAACTCTCCACTCTCCGTTGAGCAGAGCAGCTCATTTTTGTTGAGGTGTGTAGACTGCACAGTTGGCATTGAATCTCATACATCTTGCACACAAATTCTCAAAACGGAAACCCCCAGGACTAGAAGGCGTAGAGAGTACAGTCTCTGTATACCGGCTGTTGACAGAAAACGTTCCAACATAATAGTTACTATATCAGGTCACTAGGGTATCAAACCATTGATGCGTTTCCGTTCTGGTCAACCTACCTGTCGTTCGAATCTCATTTCGCTCAATCCTTTTCCAGGGTTGTGTAACACACGACTCACCTCAGGTTAGCTGCTGATTGTGTTGCCCCAGATTCTTTCGGAGAGTTCAgggaaaaaagaagcagcggagAAGAACCTATAGCGCCACTTCTGTACTAGCATAGACATCCAGACGATGTCTCGCCTACGCGCTTGCTCAACAACCATGGCCTTGACTTTCTGAAACCCGGAGACATATGGGCCGCTGCGAGTATGTGCAATTCATAGATAGGCAATGGCGTTATCAGGAGCGATCAATCACCGTAACTGGAGAGCATTTTCTCCTGTTTCGACTTGATTTTTAAGGCATCCGACGTTCGGCGTATACCCCTAGAAGAATTCGCTGCAGCAAAGAGCAGacgtagtagagaaaaaaaatctgaagaAACAGTTCAGGAAGAAGGTTCACGCGTAGAACGTCAACTGCAGCGATCGGTGTCAGCCGGCAATTCATCGTAAGGCAAAGCACGCGGTGGCGTGGAGCCCGCAATTCCTGGAAAACTAAAGTGCTTGCTAGGGCAACTTGGGGCTTTGTTTTtgtagctcagcaaagtgctcggTGGTAACACCACTGTtacgtttcttgttttttttcttccatcgTGAAAGCTTAAACTTAAAGAATGTTATGAGAAGAATCAAAATAATGTGGGCGTTGAGATGATGGCACATTGAAAGAAAAAATATGCGTGGGTTTTATTTAACCCTTTACTGGGACTACTTTTTCAGATAGCAAGTTCTAATGTTCAGCATCTTCTACTTAATGAAATGCAGGTACTTCATCTACTGCTGCTTGTAGCCGTCCAATGTTTAGCGCACGGATACCACGCGGCGCGCAAAAATGAAGCCAGCACGTTCAGGGAAGCTCTGGAACGAAGTAGATGAACAAATAGCCTCAACGTCCCCTGAACATAAATACCGGCGCGAAGTTGTTGCTAGAACAGAGTGGTGCATGACATTGAAGAGAAGGGGTTTGCAATATGTTTTCTTTACCTTCCAAAATGAGATTCCGGCACAGTCCCCTTGTCGCGTTCAAATGCAATCGTTCCGAGAGATCCCAAACCAGAAGCATTTGCATTCAAGCAGTATCAGTGTCGCATCAACACATTCATCGCGGAATGCACCTTGACAGTGTAAAGCGAACAGTTGCAGGAGAAACATTTCGTAAACGTGCAGGCTGATTCGACTGACAAACTAGGGTGCTATTTCCGATTCGTTCGCAATAGCAAATATGTtcgtttaaaaaagaaaggaaatgccgtACATGGAGCCTGCTGATTTCAGTTGTCGGCGAGTGAAGAATGTtacaaactattttttttttctcggtggcATTCCTACCAAATCAAGGCGGTGACGCCGAGCACGGCGGAAGTGTCTGGCGTGCTCGCTGCTTTCGTAAGGCTGTCGCTTCCCGTTTAATCTCGCTGGTATACGTTCGACTGCGTTACTCTTTCAGGAAGCATCCAGTAATATAAAGTTAAGGACCTTAAACTCTTCAACGCGACTACCTTTCTTTGGGAACGCAATTTGcgatgcgtgtgcgtgtgcgtgcgcgcgcgcgcgcgcgcgtgtgtgtgtgtgtgtgtgtgtgtgtgtgtgtgtgtgtgtgtgtgtgtgtgtgtgtgtgtgtgtgtgtgtgtgtgtgtgtgtgtgtgtgtgtgtgtgtgtgtgtgtgtgtgtgtgtgtgtgtgtgtgtgtgtgtgtgtgtgtgtgtgtgtgtgtgtgtgtgtgtgtgtgtgtgtgtgtgtgtgtgtgtgtgtgtgtgtgtgtgtgtgtgtgtgtgtgtgtgtgtgtgtgtgtgtgtgtgtgtgtgtgtgtgtgtgtgtgtgtgtgtgtgtgtgtgtgtgtgtgtgtgtgtgtgtgtgtgtgtgtgtgtgtgtgtgtgtgtgtgtgtgtgtgtgtgtgtgtgtgtgtgtgtgtgtgtgtgtgtgtgtgtgtgtgtgtgtgtgtgtgtgtgtgtgtgtgtgtgtgtgtgtgtgtgtgtgtgtgtgtgtgtgtgtgtgtgtgtgtgtgtgtgtgtgtgtgtgtgtgtgtgtgtgtgtgtgtgtgtgtgtgtgtgtgtgtgtgtgtgtgtgtgtgtgtgtgtgtgtgtgtgtgtgtgtgtgtgtgtgtgtgtgtgtgtgtgtgtgtgtgtgtgtgtgtgtgtgtgtgtgtgtgtgtgtgtgtgtgtgtgtgtgtgtgtgtgtgtgtgtgtgtgtgtgtgtgtgtgtgtgtgtgtgtgtgtgtgtgtgtgtgtgtgtgtgtgtgtgtgtgtgtgtgtgtgtgtgtgtgtgtgtgtgtgtgtgtgtgtgtgtgtgtgtgtgtgtgtgtgtgtgtgtgtgtgtgtgtgtgtgtgtgtgtgtgtgtgtgtgtgtgtgtgtgtgtgtgtgtgtgtgtgtgtgtgtgtgtgtgtgtgtgtgtgtgtgtgtgtgtgtgtgtgtgtgtgtgtgtgtgtgtgtgtgtgtgtgtgtgtgtgtgtgtgtgtgtgtccacgcGCAACCTGCGTCACTACGTATTCCATGGCTACGCTGCTATGCTGAGGACACCGCGTTCAAAGCTAACCGTCGGGTTAACTAGGGTCACTGTGTACGTGACGAACCTCTCCGCTCTTtgacgaacctctttcacgccagtTTTGGTGACTGGATATGTGACACTGGGTACGTctgctcttcaatgagcctctgtCACTAGAGGCTCATTCgcgtggccccaattccccggaatatgcaccctgaccgtcataaaggtcgACGAAAGGCAAGAGTGCAAGCCCTGGCTCACCTATTTGGCGATGACAAATCAAACACtccagtcctatacaccgacgtggcccgctacccacagaaacgtgccctatgtctggtcgtactagatagtgcagacattctgagagcttcggccacgctcaacactgtggaaagtggcacggcggaagaggctgctattgccctagccatcgtacacgcttcaaccatgccggcgccgGATAGACCTATCACAGTGGACACTGATTatcagaccgcctgcaggactttggcacaagggagggtgacaccctacacacaccgcatccttacatcattacaccccacagcgttacacagggcgcgtatcgtctggacacctggacacacctctctccatggtaatgaacgcgctaatgcggtagcccgagagctcgctaaccgggcgccattggaagagctgtccaacccagacgacgcaccgacagaaccactgaactacactgaaactctacaatattacagagataccaggagacacttcctgCCGCCACATtattcccttaatcgagaagatgccgtcgtgtggcgacagcttcaaactaattcatttccctgcctcttttatcttcacctcttccaccccacacaatatccctcatactgtccctaattttggagcaaagcccacagtatatcattgcacctgggagtgcccacagcCTCCGGGCTACTCCTCTATTCCTCcaccttccccttcctcctgggagactgcgctgaccagctcagacctgcaagagcagcgacggctgatccggcgggcacgcggagtggcgcgagccaatggggccttgaactaagggctccaccctgcgaggaagtcgcccaacttatgataaataaatgttttctctctctctctctctctctgtcactaTACATGTGATACTTTTCATAATAATCCTCATATAAAACAAACCATCGATAATGACGCGCTCTTTATAAGATGAATTGTTAATTGAATTAAAATGGCCAATAGTCTCCAAAGGATGAATGCGCCGCCAATTCTTCTGTTTCACGTTTTTGCCCCTACTTATTTTTCACAACTACTTTCCCCTCCAGCTTCTTGTCTAGAATTTCACATTTCCAGAAAATGGGCTTTCCtatttccttcttcattttacGTTCTTCACCGTCCTTTAGTGAATACTAGTTCTGAACAGGTGAACTGAAAAACAAAGGAATAAGGAAGACATACAGAGACGTCGCTGTACAAGCAACTCTGAGATGCTAGTACAAAGACGTCCTTGTCTATCTTAGTAAGTATTTCGTTATTCAGTTAAGCTGTTCAAAACCCGACTTAGCTATGAGCCAACTAACTTAGTAAAACACTATTCTGATGGTTCTCTAGTCCTTGGTAATGGATATATTAATGCACCACAGTCCTTTCGTAGACTGTCCATCAACGTCAAGTGTGTGTATGTTTAAGACTACGTATTTTCACGCGTGTATGCTCAAGCATCTTGAACATGTAAAGAAATTCCATTGAGGTTTACTCAGAAATTGCACGAGACAGTTGCACACGTCTCTTTAGCAATGTGTGTGTGTAACCGGGCCTGAGACAGACGAAATAATCCTTGCCTTTAGCCTTGCAATCTAAGACTGCGTGGCCGTCAATGTATCGGATGCTGCCA
Proteins encoded in this region:
- the LOC142564733 gene encoding adenosine receptor A2b-like; translated protein: MEWNATPTTDGSPWDVAGELVEPNAWTSPVQVALAALLVFLLSPVVLCSNALLLLSMYRFKRLRTPSNLFLVALFSADFGIGLLLPPGLYFEFSRPGIRCSALCLLPYCLFVQFSGVAMLSSAAVALDRCTSLALPLTYNNLITHRTAGRTVLAIWAYAILVSGTPLLTLPPLKSPCSFKLVSIPVRIFLLCALYLPCLAVMTSSYVYVYVVARRHARAIYSVEGNLRTALPPDRHYGWTLTLTVATFAMLWTPVVAFMVLEAASEEPYDQKTTFYLGLGGLGASAVDPLLYGFRNSEFRAALLRMLKELLPRMSADFLGESPSALHRSRCGTASTLRPAGASTTLPPLETDCSACTRTLIMMDLRPVSYV